A region from the Felis catus isolate Fca126 chromosome F1, F.catus_Fca126_mat1.0, whole genome shotgun sequence genome encodes:
- the RAB13 gene encoding ras-related protein Rab-13 isoform X2 produces the protein MGIILVYDITDEKSFENIQNWMKSIKENASAGVQRLLLGNKCDMEAKRRVRKEQADQLAREHGIRFFETSAKSSTNVDEAFSSLARDILLKSGGRRSGNSHRPPGADLRACDKKSSSRCSLG, from the exons ATG GGCATTATCCTAGTGTATGACATCACAGATGAGAAATCCTTCGAGAACATTCAGAACTGGATGAAAAGcatcaaagag AATGCCTCTGCAGGGGTGCAGCGTCTGCTGCTGGGGAACAAGTGTGACATGGAGGCCAAGAGGAGAGTGCGGAAGGAGCAGGCCGACCAG CTGGCTCGGGAGCACGGAATTCGGTTCTTCGAGACAAGTGCCAAATCCAGCACAAATGTGGATGAG GCTTTCAGCTCCCTGGCCCGGGACATCTTGCTCAAGTCAGGAGGCCGGAGATCG GGAAACAGCCACAGGCCCCCCGGCGCGGACCTGAGAGCTTGTGACAAGAAGAGCAGCAGCAGGTGCTCCCTCGGCTGA
- the JTB gene encoding protein JTB encodes MPTGAGRRSLPQGSHLCWLLCAFTLKLCQAEAPVRAEKLSVSTSNLPCWLVEEFVVAEECAPCSNFQAKTTPECGSTGYVEKITCSSSKRNELKSCRSALMEQHLFWKFEGAVVGVALVFACLVIVRQRQLDRKALEKVRKQIESI; translated from the exons ATGCCTACAGGCGCAGGGAGGCGTAGCCTCCCCCAGGGCAGCCACCTGTGCTGGTTGCTCTGCGCTTTCACCTTGAAGCTCTG CCAAGCCGAGGCTCCGGTGCGGGCGGAGAAGCTGTCAG tGAGCACCTCAAATTTGCCGTGCTGGCTGGTGGAAGAGTTTGTGGTGGCAGAAGAATGTGCTCCGTGCTCTAATTTCCAGGCT AAGACCACTCCTGAGTGTGGTTCCACAGGGTACGTGGAGAAAATCACATGCAGCTCATCCAAGAGAAATGAGTTGAAAAG CTGCCGCTCAGCTCTGATGGAGCAGCACTTATTCTGGAAATTTGAAGGGGCTGTCGTGGGTGTGGCCTTGGTCTTCGCTTGCCTTGTCATCGTTCGTCAGCGACAGCTGGACAGAAAAGCTCTGGAAAAGGTCCGGAAGCAAATCGAGTCCATATAG
- the CREB3L4 gene encoding cyclic AMP-responsive element-binding protein 3-like protein 4 isoform X1, translating into MDFRTPDLLDAWLESPEDVFSTGTFPEPGLHGPPPEAPGTKLQEQGLRGWEPSGGRGCGLRDSEPEDFLKLFIDPNEVYCSGASASSDSGHPSADPGRPDRPPAPQAPSPPALYEVVYEAGALERTQGEAGPAVGFISLQPGQRSPQLTVPDACVVCELPCDAHDTLPGAGTVNPVPPATLKARREQPCVMGKTGPSPTVRSPTPVLHQLPCQTLFLTEEEKRLLGQEGVSLPAHLPLTKAEERVLKKVRRKIRNKQSAQDSRQRKKEYIDGLESRAAACSAQNQELQKKVQELERCNVSLVAQLRQLQLLAARTSDKAAQTSTCVVILLFSLALIILPSVSPFQGLREAGPEDYQPHGGEARAGGSCFSGQSRWGREVLSSRISHRREHSITALLPPPTVVSRNILSHKDMTEGLETTVVESRPGGPLKAKGENGSTRTLLEKMGGKTGSNGHAGAVLHAEEM; encoded by the exons ATGGATTTCCGAACCCCCGACCTGCTGGATGCGTGGCTGGAGTCCCCAGAAGATGTTTTCTCAACAGGGACCTTCCCGGAGCCGGGACTGCACGGCCCACCTCCGGAGGCCCCGGGGACGAAGCTCCAAGAACAGGGGCTGCGAGGCTGGGAGCCCAGTGGGGGCCGTGgctgt GGCCTTCGAGACAGTGAGCCTGAAGACTTCCTGAAACTTTTCATTGACCCCAACGAAGTGTACTGCTCAGGAGCCTCTGCTAGCAGCGACAGTGGCCATCCATCTGCGGACCCTGGCCGTCCAGACAGGCCTCCCGCCCCTCAAGCACCCAGTCCCCCTGCTCTCTATGAGGTGGTCTATGAGGCAGGGGCCCTGGAGAGGACGCAGGGGGAAGCTGGGCCAGCTGTAGGGTTCATCTCTCTCCAGCCAG GTCAGCGGAGCCCACAACTGACGGTGCCTGATGCCTGCGTGGTCTGCGAGCTGCCCTGTGATGCTCACGACACCCTGCCCGGAGCAGGCACTGTAAACCCAGTGCCTCCTGCGACCCTG AAGGCACGCAGGGAGCAGCCTTGTGTGATGGGAAAGACAGGACCCTCCCCCACTGTCCGCTCACCCACTCCTGTTCTCCACCAGCTGCCCTGTCAGACCTTGTTCCTGACAGAAGAGGAGAAGCGTCtgctggggcaggaaggggttTCCCTGCCCGCACACCTGCCCCTCACCAAG gcagaggagagggtCCTCAAGAAGGTCAGGAGGAAGATCCGGAACAAGCAGTCAGCTCAGGACAGTCGGCAGCGGAAGAAAGAGTACATCGATGGGCTAGAGAGCAG GGCCGCTGCCTGCTCTGCACAGAACCAGGAACTGCAGAAAAAAGTCCAGGAGCTGGAGAGGTGCAACGT ctccctggTAGCTCAGCTCCGTCAGCTGCAGCTGCTGGCTGCCCGGACCTCCGACAAAGCTGCCCAGACCAGCACTTGTGTCGTG ATCCTTCTTTTTTCCCTGGCTCTAATCATCCTGCCCAGTGTCAGCCCCTTTCAGGGTCTCCGGGAAGCTGGGCCTGAGGATTACCAGCCTCATGGAGGTGAGGCAAGGGCAGGGGGGAGCTGTTTTTCAGGGCAGTCAAGATGGGGGAGGGAAGTCCTGTCCTCTAGGATCTCCCACCGAAGGGAACACTCTATTACTGCCCTTCTTCCTCCACCCACAGTGGTTTCCAGAAATATCCTAAGTCACAAGGACATGACAGAAGGTTTGGAGACCACAGTAGTAGAGTCCAGACCGGGGGGGCCACTTAAGGCCAAGGGTGAAAATGGCTCAACAAGGACACTGCTTGAGAAGATGGGAGGGAAGACAGGCTCCAATGGGCACGCAGGAGCTGTGCTGCACGCAGAAGAGATGTGA
- the CREB3L4 gene encoding cyclic AMP-responsive element-binding protein 3-like protein 4 isoform X2, whose amino-acid sequence MDFRTPDLLDAWLESPEDVFSTGTFPEPGLHGPPPEAPGTKLQEQGLRGWEPSGGRGCGLRDSEPEDFLKLFIDPNEVYCSGASASSDSGHPSADPGRPDRPPAPQAPSPPALYEVVYEAGALERTQGEAGPAVGFISLQPGQRSPQLTVPDACVVCELPCDAHDTLPGAGTVNPVPPATLLPCQTLFLTEEEKRLLGQEGVSLPAHLPLTKAEERVLKKVRRKIRNKQSAQDSRQRKKEYIDGLESRAAACSAQNQELQKKVQELERCNVSLVAQLRQLQLLAARTSDKAAQTSTCVVILLFSLALIILPSVSPFQGLREAGPEDYQPHGGEARAGGSCFSGQSRWGREVLSSRISHRREHSITALLPPPTVVSRNILSHKDMTEGLETTVVESRPGGPLKAKGENGSTRTLLEKMGGKTGSNGHAGAVLHAEEM is encoded by the exons ATGGATTTCCGAACCCCCGACCTGCTGGATGCGTGGCTGGAGTCCCCAGAAGATGTTTTCTCAACAGGGACCTTCCCGGAGCCGGGACTGCACGGCCCACCTCCGGAGGCCCCGGGGACGAAGCTCCAAGAACAGGGGCTGCGAGGCTGGGAGCCCAGTGGGGGCCGTGgctgt GGCCTTCGAGACAGTGAGCCTGAAGACTTCCTGAAACTTTTCATTGACCCCAACGAAGTGTACTGCTCAGGAGCCTCTGCTAGCAGCGACAGTGGCCATCCATCTGCGGACCCTGGCCGTCCAGACAGGCCTCCCGCCCCTCAAGCACCCAGTCCCCCTGCTCTCTATGAGGTGGTCTATGAGGCAGGGGCCCTGGAGAGGACGCAGGGGGAAGCTGGGCCAGCTGTAGGGTTCATCTCTCTCCAGCCAG GTCAGCGGAGCCCACAACTGACGGTGCCTGATGCCTGCGTGGTCTGCGAGCTGCCCTGTGATGCTCACGACACCCTGCCCGGAGCAGGCACTGTAAACCCAGTGCCTCCTGCGACCCTG CTGCCCTGTCAGACCTTGTTCCTGACAGAAGAGGAGAAGCGTCtgctggggcaggaaggggttTCCCTGCCCGCACACCTGCCCCTCACCAAG gcagaggagagggtCCTCAAGAAGGTCAGGAGGAAGATCCGGAACAAGCAGTCAGCTCAGGACAGTCGGCAGCGGAAGAAAGAGTACATCGATGGGCTAGAGAGCAG GGCCGCTGCCTGCTCTGCACAGAACCAGGAACTGCAGAAAAAAGTCCAGGAGCTGGAGAGGTGCAACGT ctccctggTAGCTCAGCTCCGTCAGCTGCAGCTGCTGGCTGCCCGGACCTCCGACAAAGCTGCCCAGACCAGCACTTGTGTCGTG ATCCTTCTTTTTTCCCTGGCTCTAATCATCCTGCCCAGTGTCAGCCCCTTTCAGGGTCTCCGGGAAGCTGGGCCTGAGGATTACCAGCCTCATGGAGGTGAGGCAAGGGCAGGGGGGAGCTGTTTTTCAGGGCAGTCAAGATGGGGGAGGGAAGTCCTGTCCTCTAGGATCTCCCACCGAAGGGAACACTCTATTACTGCCCTTCTTCCTCCACCCACAGTGGTTTCCAGAAATATCCTAAGTCACAAGGACATGACAGAAGGTTTGGAGACCACAGTAGTAGAGTCCAGACCGGGGGGGCCACTTAAGGCCAAGGGTGAAAATGGCTCAACAAGGACACTGCTTGAGAAGATGGGAGGGAAGACAGGCTCCAATGGGCACGCAGGAGCTGTGCTGCACGCAGAAGAGATGTGA
- the CREB3L4 gene encoding cyclic AMP-responsive element-binding protein 3-like protein 4 isoform X3, whose amino-acid sequence MDFRTPDLLDAWLESPEDVFSTGTFPEPGLHGPPPEAPGTKLQEQGLRGWEPSGGRGCGLRDSEPEDFLKLFIDPNEVYCSGASASSDSGHPSADPGRPDRPPAPQAPSPPALYEVVYEAGALERTQGEAGPAVGFISLQPGQRSPQLTVPDACVVCELPCDAHDTLPGAGTVNPVPPATLKARREQPCVMGKTGPSPTVRSPTPVLHQLPCQTLFLTEEEKRLLGQEGVSLPAHLPLTKAEERVLKKVRRKIRNKQSAQDSRQRKKEYIDGLESRAAACSAQNQELQKKVQELERCNVSLVAQLRQLQLLAARTSDKAAQTSTCVVILLFSLALIILPSVSPFQGLREAGPEDYQPHGVVSRNILSHKDMTEGLETTVVESRPGGPLKAKGENGSTRTLLEKMGGKTGSNGHAGAVLHAEEM is encoded by the exons ATGGATTTCCGAACCCCCGACCTGCTGGATGCGTGGCTGGAGTCCCCAGAAGATGTTTTCTCAACAGGGACCTTCCCGGAGCCGGGACTGCACGGCCCACCTCCGGAGGCCCCGGGGACGAAGCTCCAAGAACAGGGGCTGCGAGGCTGGGAGCCCAGTGGGGGCCGTGgctgt GGCCTTCGAGACAGTGAGCCTGAAGACTTCCTGAAACTTTTCATTGACCCCAACGAAGTGTACTGCTCAGGAGCCTCTGCTAGCAGCGACAGTGGCCATCCATCTGCGGACCCTGGCCGTCCAGACAGGCCTCCCGCCCCTCAAGCACCCAGTCCCCCTGCTCTCTATGAGGTGGTCTATGAGGCAGGGGCCCTGGAGAGGACGCAGGGGGAAGCTGGGCCAGCTGTAGGGTTCATCTCTCTCCAGCCAG GTCAGCGGAGCCCACAACTGACGGTGCCTGATGCCTGCGTGGTCTGCGAGCTGCCCTGTGATGCTCACGACACCCTGCCCGGAGCAGGCACTGTAAACCCAGTGCCTCCTGCGACCCTG AAGGCACGCAGGGAGCAGCCTTGTGTGATGGGAAAGACAGGACCCTCCCCCACTGTCCGCTCACCCACTCCTGTTCTCCACCAGCTGCCCTGTCAGACCTTGTTCCTGACAGAAGAGGAGAAGCGTCtgctggggcaggaaggggttTCCCTGCCCGCACACCTGCCCCTCACCAAG gcagaggagagggtCCTCAAGAAGGTCAGGAGGAAGATCCGGAACAAGCAGTCAGCTCAGGACAGTCGGCAGCGGAAGAAAGAGTACATCGATGGGCTAGAGAGCAG GGCCGCTGCCTGCTCTGCACAGAACCAGGAACTGCAGAAAAAAGTCCAGGAGCTGGAGAGGTGCAACGT ctccctggTAGCTCAGCTCCGTCAGCTGCAGCTGCTGGCTGCCCGGACCTCCGACAAAGCTGCCCAGACCAGCACTTGTGTCGTG ATCCTTCTTTTTTCCCTGGCTCTAATCATCCTGCCCAGTGTCAGCCCCTTTCAGGGTCTCCGGGAAGCTGGGCCTGAGGATTACCAGCCTCATGGAG TGGTTTCCAGAAATATCCTAAGTCACAAGGACATGACAGAAGGTTTGGAGACCACAGTAGTAGAGTCCAGACCGGGGGGGCCACTTAAGGCCAAGGGTGAAAATGGCTCAACAAGGACACTGCTTGAGAAGATGGGAGGGAAGACAGGCTCCAATGGGCACGCAGGAGCTGTGCTGCACGCAGAAGAGATGTGA
- the CREB3L4 gene encoding cyclic AMP-responsive element-binding protein 3-like protein 4 isoform X4: MDFRTPDLLDAWLESPEDVFSTGTFPEPGLHGPPPEAPGTKLQEQGLRGWEPSGGRGCGLRDSEPEDFLKLFIDPNEVYCSGASASSDSGHPSADPGRPDRPPAPQAPSPPALYEVVYEAGALERTQGEAGPAVGFISLQPGQRSPQLTVPDACVVCELPCDAHDTLPGAGTVNPVPPATLLPCQTLFLTEEEKRLLGQEGVSLPAHLPLTKAEERVLKKVRRKIRNKQSAQDSRQRKKEYIDGLESRAAACSAQNQELQKKVQELERCNVSLVAQLRQLQLLAARTSDKAAQTSTCVVILLFSLALIILPSVSPFQGLREAGPEDYQPHGVVSRNILSHKDMTEGLETTVVESRPGGPLKAKGENGSTRTLLEKMGGKTGSNGHAGAVLHAEEM; encoded by the exons ATGGATTTCCGAACCCCCGACCTGCTGGATGCGTGGCTGGAGTCCCCAGAAGATGTTTTCTCAACAGGGACCTTCCCGGAGCCGGGACTGCACGGCCCACCTCCGGAGGCCCCGGGGACGAAGCTCCAAGAACAGGGGCTGCGAGGCTGGGAGCCCAGTGGGGGCCGTGgctgt GGCCTTCGAGACAGTGAGCCTGAAGACTTCCTGAAACTTTTCATTGACCCCAACGAAGTGTACTGCTCAGGAGCCTCTGCTAGCAGCGACAGTGGCCATCCATCTGCGGACCCTGGCCGTCCAGACAGGCCTCCCGCCCCTCAAGCACCCAGTCCCCCTGCTCTCTATGAGGTGGTCTATGAGGCAGGGGCCCTGGAGAGGACGCAGGGGGAAGCTGGGCCAGCTGTAGGGTTCATCTCTCTCCAGCCAG GTCAGCGGAGCCCACAACTGACGGTGCCTGATGCCTGCGTGGTCTGCGAGCTGCCCTGTGATGCTCACGACACCCTGCCCGGAGCAGGCACTGTAAACCCAGTGCCTCCTGCGACCCTG CTGCCCTGTCAGACCTTGTTCCTGACAGAAGAGGAGAAGCGTCtgctggggcaggaaggggttTCCCTGCCCGCACACCTGCCCCTCACCAAG gcagaggagagggtCCTCAAGAAGGTCAGGAGGAAGATCCGGAACAAGCAGTCAGCTCAGGACAGTCGGCAGCGGAAGAAAGAGTACATCGATGGGCTAGAGAGCAG GGCCGCTGCCTGCTCTGCACAGAACCAGGAACTGCAGAAAAAAGTCCAGGAGCTGGAGAGGTGCAACGT ctccctggTAGCTCAGCTCCGTCAGCTGCAGCTGCTGGCTGCCCGGACCTCCGACAAAGCTGCCCAGACCAGCACTTGTGTCGTG ATCCTTCTTTTTTCCCTGGCTCTAATCATCCTGCCCAGTGTCAGCCCCTTTCAGGGTCTCCGGGAAGCTGGGCCTGAGGATTACCAGCCTCATGGAG TGGTTTCCAGAAATATCCTAAGTCACAAGGACATGACAGAAGGTTTGGAGACCACAGTAGTAGAGTCCAGACCGGGGGGGCCACTTAAGGCCAAGGGTGAAAATGGCTCAACAAGGACACTGCTTGAGAAGATGGGAGGGAAGACAGGCTCCAATGGGCACGCAGGAGCTGTGCTGCACGCAGAAGAGATGTGA
- the SLC39A1 gene encoding zinc transporter ZIP1 has protein sequence MGPWGEPELLVWRPEAVASQPPGPVGLEVKMGALVLLLVLTLLCSLVPICVLRRPGAGPEASASRQKALSLVSCFAGGVFLATCLLDLLPDYLAAIDEALAALHVTLQFPLQEFILAMGFFLVLVMEQITLAYKEQSGPPPREETRALLGTNGGPQHWHDGPGLPQAGGAPAAPSALRACVLVFSLALHSVFEGLAVGLQRDRARAMELCLALLLHKGVLAVSLSLRLLQSRLRAQVVAGCGILFACMTPLGIGLGAALAESAGPLHQLAQSVLEGMAAGTFLYITFLEILPQELATSEQRILKVILLLAGFALLTGLLFIQV, from the exons ATGGGGCCCTGGGGAGAGCCAGAGCTCCTGGTGTGGCGTCCGGAGGCGGTGGCCTCGCAGCCCCCAGGGCCCGTGGGGCTGGAGGTGAAAATGGGGGCCCTCGTGTTGCTGCTGGTGCTCACGCTTCTCTGCAGCCTGGTGCCCATCTGCGTGCTGCGCCGTCCGGGGGCTGGCCCCGAAGCCTCAG CCTCCCGCCAAAAAGCCTTGAGCCTCGTAAGCTGCTTCGCAGGAGGTGTCTTTCTGGCCACCTGTCTCCTGGACCTCCTGCCTGACTACCTGGCTGCCATAGATGAGGCCCTGGCGGCCCTGCACGTGACG CTCCAGTTCCCCCTACAAGAGTTCATCCTGGCGATGGGCTTCTTCCTGGTCCTGGTGATGGAGCAGATCACACTGGCTTACAAGGAGCAGTCAGGGCCGCCGCCTCGAGAGGAGACGAGGGCCCTGCTGGGAACAAATGGTGGGCCGCAGCACTGGCACGACGGGCCAGGGCTCCCACAAGCGGGTGGAGCCCCAGCGGCCCCCTCGGCCCTGCGTGCCTGTGTCCTGGTCTTTTCCCTGGCCCTGCACTCCGTGTTCGAGGGGCTGGCGGTGGGGCTGCAGCGAGACCGGGCGCGGGCCATGGAGCTGTGCCTGGCTCTGCTGCTCCACAAGGGCGTCCTGGCCGTGAGCTTGTCCCTGCGGCTGCTGCAGAGCCGTTTGCGGGCGCAGGTGGTAGCTGGCTGTGGGATCCTCTTTGCATGCATGACACCTCTGGGCATTGGGCTGGGTGCAGCCCTGGCAGAGTCGGCTGGGCCACTGCACCAGCTGGCCCAGTCTGTGCTGGAGGGCATGGCAGCTGGCACCTTTCTCTATATCACCTTCCTGGAAATTCTGCCCCAGGAGCTGGCCACTTCTGAACAGAGGATCCTCAAGGTCATTCTGCTCCTCGCAGGCTTTGCCCTGCTAACTGGCCTGCTCTTCATCCAAGTCTAG